In the genome of Microbacterium saperdae, one region contains:
- a CDS encoding long-chain-fatty-acid--CoA ligase translates to MTDNPYASRPWLSSYAEGVPAEIDEPTQTLPEMMAASVRSFGRRPALEFFGAVTSYRELGDQIERAAEGLRRLGVGAGDRVALVLPNCPAHVVAFYAILRLGAIVVEHNPLYTARELRHQFEDHGARVAIVWDKVADTVAGFPADLTVEHIVSVDLTAAMPLSKRLLLRLPVPKARESRGKLTATPKAHHLTPWKKLVDHRRLSRRIPGPTLHDTALLQYTSGTTGVPKGAILTHANLRANAMQGRAWVPGLVDGEETFYGVLPLFHAYGMTLCLTFAMSIGAKLVLFPTFDLGLVTAAARTSPPTFLPAVPPIYDQLARAAARGTIDLSTVRFAISGAMSLPVATVQRWEEATGGLLVEGYGMTESSPVALGNPMGPTRRPGTVGVPFPSTEIRVVDPSDTDVDVPAGERGELLIRGPQVFQGYWGRRGETADVLLADGWLRTGDIAEVSADGFVTIVDRLKELIITGGFNVSPSEVEDALEAHPDIVAAAVVGLPRSNGGEEVAAAVVLREGAELDAGALRDFCRTRLTPYKVPKRIVVVDDLPRSLIGKVLRRQVRERLLEGR, encoded by the coding sequence ATGACTGACAACCCGTACGCATCCCGGCCGTGGCTCAGCTCCTACGCGGAGGGCGTCCCCGCCGAGATCGACGAGCCGACGCAGACCCTGCCCGAGATGATGGCGGCGAGCGTGCGCTCGTTCGGCCGGCGCCCCGCCCTCGAGTTCTTCGGCGCGGTCACCTCCTACCGCGAGCTGGGCGATCAGATCGAGCGCGCCGCCGAGGGATTGCGGCGACTCGGAGTCGGCGCGGGTGACCGGGTGGCGCTCGTGCTGCCCAACTGTCCCGCACACGTCGTGGCGTTCTATGCGATTCTTCGTCTCGGCGCGATCGTCGTCGAGCACAATCCGCTCTACACGGCCCGTGAGCTGCGGCACCAGTTCGAAGACCACGGGGCCCGCGTCGCGATCGTGTGGGACAAGGTCGCCGACACGGTCGCAGGCTTCCCCGCCGACCTCACGGTCGAGCACATCGTGAGCGTCGATCTGACGGCGGCGATGCCGCTGTCGAAGCGTCTGCTGCTGCGTCTGCCGGTGCCGAAGGCGCGCGAGTCGAGGGGCAAGCTGACGGCGACGCCGAAGGCGCATCATCTGACGCCGTGGAAGAAGCTGGTCGATCACCGGAGGCTCTCGCGGCGCATCCCCGGGCCGACGCTGCACGACACCGCGCTGCTGCAGTACACGAGCGGCACGACCGGTGTGCCCAAGGGCGCGATCCTGACCCACGCGAACCTGCGTGCCAACGCGATGCAGGGGCGCGCCTGGGTGCCGGGGCTCGTCGATGGCGAGGAGACCTTCTACGGGGTGCTCCCGCTGTTCCACGCGTATGGGATGACGCTCTGCCTCACGTTCGCGATGAGCATCGGCGCGAAGCTCGTGCTGTTCCCCACGTTCGACCTCGGGCTGGTCACCGCCGCAGCGCGGACGAGTCCGCCCACGTTCCTTCCCGCGGTGCCGCCGATCTACGACCAGCTGGCACGCGCTGCTGCTCGGGGAACCATCGATCTCTCGACCGTCCGGTTCGCGATCTCGGGAGCGATGAGCCTCCCCGTCGCCACGGTACAGCGGTGGGAGGAGGCGACCGGCGGCCTGCTCGTCGAAGGCTACGGGATGACCGAGAGCTCACCGGTCGCACTGGGCAACCCGATGGGACCCACGCGCCGGCCGGGGACTGTCGGGGTGCCCTTCCCGAGTACGGAGATCCGCGTCGTCGACCCGTCAGACACCGATGTCGACGTGCCGGCCGGAGAGCGGGGCGAGCTGCTCATCCGCGGTCCGCAGGTGTTCCAGGGCTATTGGGGTCGTCGCGGCGAGACAGCCGATGTGCTGCTCGCCGACGGATGGTTGCGCACCGGCGACATCGCCGAGGTGTCGGCGGACGGTTTCGTGACGATTGTGGACCGGCTCAAGGAGCTCATCATCACCGGTGGCTTCAACGTGTCGCCCAGTGAGGTGGAGGATGCGCTGGAGGCGCATCCCGATATCGTCGCCGCGGCCGTCGTCGGTCTGCCGCGATCCAACGGCGGAGAAGAGGTCGCCGCGGCGGTCGTGCTGCGCGAGGGCGCCGAGCTCGACGCGGGTGCTCTGCGCGACTTCTGTCGCACCCGGCTCACGCCCTACAAGGTGCCCAAGCGCATCGTCGTGGTCGACGACCTTCCTCGTTCCCTCATCGGCAAGGTGCTGCGGAGGCAGGTGCGGGAGCGACTGCTGGAGGGGCGGTGA
- a CDS encoding aldose epimerase family protein, with the protein MTTPVDTLAVVDEILDGDRCLHLSNERMTVSINVDHGAHLYALIDRRSGVDLLYKDPAGSRGYAVGGWYELFPNAGVACDFGGRPLTAHGDVQHAVWSAEVTAAAGSEIVVALSCVSADLPFALSKTITLSTDAAVLRIEETITNTSARRTPYLWGQHLTFGEAFLQGALIDVPDGPLRGTVVVGAHDSAPHDPATGALASFPTVAGDVIDLRRFPDDAVHAMLFSERLAAHRYAIAHADLDIRAEVSWDGDAWPYLWFWALRESRGGGIIACAIEPQASDVPVLTEALAAGRCPSLDGGEVTTAWIEFRLGETADG; encoded by the coding sequence GTGACGACGCCGGTCGACACCCTCGCGGTCGTCGACGAGATCCTCGACGGCGATCGGTGCCTGCACCTGTCCAACGAGCGGATGACCGTCTCGATCAACGTGGACCATGGCGCCCATCTGTACGCGCTGATCGATCGCCGTTCGGGCGTGGATCTTCTCTACAAGGACCCCGCAGGATCCCGCGGGTACGCCGTGGGCGGATGGTATGAGCTGTTCCCCAACGCCGGTGTCGCGTGCGACTTCGGGGGCCGGCCGCTCACCGCGCACGGCGACGTGCAGCATGCCGTCTGGTCGGCCGAGGTCACCGCTGCGGCGGGGTCGGAGATCGTGGTGGCGCTCTCGTGTGTCAGCGCCGATCTGCCGTTCGCACTCTCCAAGACCATCACCCTGTCGACCGATGCGGCGGTGCTGCGCATCGAGGAGACCATCACCAACACCTCCGCGCGCCGCACTCCCTACCTCTGGGGACAGCACCTCACCTTCGGCGAGGCCTTCCTCCAGGGAGCCCTGATCGATGTTCCCGACGGCCCGCTGCGCGGAACCGTCGTCGTCGGCGCACACGACAGCGCACCGCACGATCCGGCGACGGGCGCTCTCGCGTCGTTCCCGACGGTCGCCGGAGACGTCATCGACCTGCGCCGCTTCCCCGACGACGCCGTGCACGCCATGCTCTTCAGCGAGCGGCTCGCCGCGCATCGCTACGCGATCGCGCATGCGGATCTCGACATCCGCGCCGAGGTCTCGTGGGACGGAGACGCCTGGCCCTACCTCTGGTTCTGGGCACTGCGCGAGAGTCGCGGCGGAGGCATCATCGCCTGCGCGATCGAACCCCAGGCATCCGATGTGCCGGTGCTGACCGAGGCGCTCGCCGCCGGACGGTGCCCCTCGCTCGACGGTGGCGAGGTCACGACCGCGTGGATCGAGTTCCGGTTGGGCGAGACGGCAGACGGATGA
- a CDS encoding beta-N-acetylhexosaminidase, producing MTIHIVPRPVSLVECEEPPFVLDSSTRISADAGLGDAAQLLGELLRPATGLPLTVGDIGGIRFLVDQSLADEEYRVAVDAQSILVHASGRRGALHAVQTIRQLLPAEAFSPELRSGIVWSVPAVRIADRPALSWRGAHLDTARHFMPPEFVHRFIDLIALHKFNRFHLHLTEDQGWRIEIPAYPRLTEVAAWRDGTVRGRHVPPWSDDLPHDGIRHGGFYTRADLEGFVAHAARLGIDVLPEIEMPGHAQAAIAAYPWLGNGTEVEVGRGWGVSPHVYSVSDRTLQFCRDVLEVVFEIFPFEFVHLGADECPKDEWRASAEAQQRMREEGLADEDELQSWFLSQITAFVHERGRRVIGWDEILEGGLPPAAAVMSWRGEEGGLIASALGHDVVMAPQENTYFDFYQGDEETEPLAHGPLLDLAAVRAYQPVPAGIPDAQRSRILGSQFQLWSEYLSTTAQVEYMAFPRACVFADVVWGTPDDGTFLTDTLPAHLERLEQLDVNFRRLDVGESA from the coding sequence GTGACGATACACATCGTGCCGCGTCCTGTCTCGCTCGTCGAGTGCGAGGAACCCCCGTTCGTGCTCGATTCCTCGACGAGGATCAGCGCGGATGCGGGGCTCGGCGACGCGGCGCAGCTGCTCGGCGAGCTGCTGCGCCCGGCGACAGGTCTTCCCTTGACGGTCGGAGACATCGGCGGCATCCGCTTCCTCGTCGACCAGAGCCTCGCCGACGAGGAGTACCGCGTCGCGGTCGACGCACAGTCGATCCTCGTGCACGCCTCCGGTCGACGCGGAGCACTGCACGCGGTGCAGACGATCCGGCAGCTGCTGCCCGCGGAGGCCTTCTCCCCCGAGCTCCGGTCGGGCATCGTGTGGTCTGTGCCGGCGGTGCGCATCGCCGACCGCCCTGCGCTCTCCTGGCGCGGCGCGCACCTCGACACCGCCCGGCATTTCATGCCGCCGGAGTTCGTGCATCGCTTCATCGACCTCATCGCGCTCCACAAGTTCAACCGGTTCCATCTGCACCTCACCGAGGACCAGGGGTGGCGGATTGAGATCCCCGCCTATCCGAGGCTCACGGAGGTCGCCGCCTGGCGCGACGGCACGGTGCGCGGACGCCACGTCCCTCCGTGGTCGGATGACCTGCCGCACGACGGCATCCGCCACGGCGGCTTCTACACCCGCGCCGATCTCGAGGGCTTCGTGGCGCACGCCGCGCGGCTCGGGATCGACGTCCTGCCGGAGATCGAGATGCCCGGGCATGCACAGGCCGCGATCGCCGCCTACCCCTGGCTCGGCAACGGCACCGAAGTGGAGGTCGGGCGCGGATGGGGCGTCTCGCCCCATGTGTACTCGGTATCGGATCGGACTCTGCAGTTCTGCCGTGACGTGCTCGAGGTCGTCTTCGAGATCTTCCCCTTCGAGTTCGTGCACCTGGGTGCAGATGAATGCCCGAAGGACGAGTGGCGCGCCAGCGCCGAGGCACAGCAGCGAATGCGCGAGGAGGGGCTGGCCGACGAGGACGAGTTGCAGAGCTGGTTCCTCAGCCAGATCACCGCATTCGTGCACGAGCGCGGTCGCCGCGTGATCGGGTGGGACGAGATCCTCGAGGGCGGCCTGCCTCCGGCCGCGGCCGTCATGTCGTGGCGAGGCGAGGAGGGGGGACTCATCGCCTCGGCGCTGGGCCACGACGTCGTGATGGCTCCGCAGGAGAACACGTACTTCGACTTCTACCAGGGGGATGAAGAGACGGAGCCTCTCGCGCACGGCCCGCTCCTCGACCTCGCGGCCGTCCGCGCGTATCAGCCCGTCCCTGCCGGCATCCCCGATGCCCAGCGGTCACGGATCCTCGGTTCCCAGTTCCAGCTGTGGAGCGAGTACCTCTCGACCACAGCGCAGGTCGAGTACATGGCGTTCCCCCGGGCCTGCGTCTTCGCGGATGTCGTCTGGGGCACCCCCGACGACGGGACCTTCCTCACCGACACGCTTCCCGCGCACCTGGAGAGGCTGGAGCAGCTCGACGTGAACTTCCGTCGGCTCGACGTCGGCGAATCCGCGTGA
- a CDS encoding creatininase family protein: MTALSTLTTVEAASALARASVAIIPIGATEQHGPHLDLRTDIAIATELARRLDQSLGERSILCPPLAYGLSEHHLGFAGTLTLRPATLLAFLRDVCESLVANGITKVVVVNGHGGNTDATRLAAREIGRDLGCSVAHLMWGQLIGDLTPAYFEPGHRYHHACEIETSLALECDPSLVHTDALTGPAEIAPLDGFTDSPGGRVDLPQPFSRWSANGALGDPRRASPEIGKTLVDAFLDRAVAFTEQFIDDPAKEPAP; this comes from the coding sequence GTGACCGCGCTGTCCACCCTCACCACGGTCGAGGCGGCGAGCGCGCTCGCGCGCGCCTCCGTGGCGATCATCCCCATCGGTGCGACCGAGCAGCACGGCCCGCACCTCGATCTGCGCACCGACATCGCCATCGCGACCGAGCTGGCCCGGCGCCTCGATCAGAGCCTGGGCGAGAGATCGATCCTGTGCCCGCCCCTGGCGTACGGGCTGTCGGAGCATCATCTCGGTTTCGCCGGCACGCTCACCCTGCGACCGGCCACACTCCTGGCGTTCCTGCGCGACGTGTGCGAGTCTCTCGTGGCGAACGGCATCACGAAGGTCGTCGTCGTGAACGGGCACGGTGGCAACACCGATGCGACACGGCTCGCCGCCCGCGAGATCGGGCGTGACCTGGGCTGCTCCGTGGCGCACCTGATGTGGGGGCAGCTGATCGGCGACCTGACCCCGGCCTACTTCGAGCCGGGGCATCGCTATCACCACGCCTGCGAGATCGAGACGTCGCTCGCGCTGGAGTGCGATCCCTCGCTCGTCCACACCGATGCCCTGACGGGACCGGCGGAGATCGCCCCTCTCGACGGCTTCACCGACTCCCCCGGCGGCCGCGTCGATCTGCCGCAGCCGTTCTCGCGCTGGTCCGCGAACGGCGCACTCGGTGATCCGCGTCGCGCGTCGCCGGAGATCGGCAAGACCCTCGTCGACGCGTTCCTCGATCGTGCGGTCGCGTTCACCGAGCAGTTCATCGACGATCCGGCGAAGGAGCCCGCCCCGTGA
- a CDS encoding carbohydrate ABC transporter permease, translating to MTITEKPRSSPAPLAEEPRRKQHAAPMSRTSRRRMIMVITYAVLAVGCVMYMVPFFWMLSTSLKTPDQVYEYPIKWFPNPIDWANFADIFTEAPFLTYTWNTIVLTVVGVAGSVISSACAAYGFARFRFRFREPLFFLMLSTMMVPIWVTVVPSYIIFSNIGWIDTYLPILVPAFFAAPFNTFLLRQFFLNIPLELDEAARIDGAGSVRIFLTIILPLSKPALMIVGLFAFLQYWNDYLGPLIFLQSQDKFPLSLGISNFVGAQSQNFPLMMAATLFSMLPCIALFAVAQKWFIQGVVVTGVKG from the coding sequence ATGACCATCACCGAGAAGCCGCGTTCCTCGCCCGCGCCGCTCGCCGAGGAACCGCGCCGCAAGCAGCACGCCGCGCCCATGAGCCGCACCAGTCGACGTCGCATGATCATGGTCATCACCTACGCCGTGCTCGCGGTCGGCTGCGTGATGTACATGGTGCCGTTCTTCTGGATGCTGAGCACCAGCCTGAAGACGCCCGATCAGGTGTACGAGTACCCGATCAAGTGGTTCCCGAACCCGATCGACTGGGCGAACTTCGCGGACATCTTCACCGAGGCGCCGTTCCTGACCTACACCTGGAACACGATCGTGCTCACGGTCGTCGGCGTCGCCGGCAGCGTGATCAGCAGCGCCTGCGCCGCCTACGGATTCGCACGCTTCCGCTTCCGCTTCCGCGAGCCGCTGTTCTTCCTGATGCTGAGCACGATGATGGTGCCGATCTGGGTGACGGTGGTCCCGTCGTACATCATCTTCAGCAACATCGGCTGGATCGACACCTATCTCCCGATCCTGGTGCCGGCCTTCTTCGCGGCACCGTTCAACACCTTCCTGCTGCGTCAGTTCTTCCTGAACATCCCGCTGGAGCTCGACGAGGCTGCCCGCATCGACGGAGCAGGATCGGTCCGGATCTTCCTCACCATCATCCTGCCGCTCTCGAAGCCGGCCTTGATGATCGTCGGACTCTTCGCCTTCCTGCAGTACTGGAACGACTACCTCGGTCCGCTCATCTTCCTGCAGTCGCAGGACAAGTTCCCGCTCTCGCTCGGCATCAGCAACTTCGTCGGCGCGCAGAGCCAGAACTTCCCGCTCATGATGGCTGCGACGCTGTTCTCGATGTTGCCCTGCATCGCGTTGTTCGCCGTGGCGCAGAAGTGGTTCATCCAGGGCGTCGTCGTCACCGGCGTGAAGGGATAG